AGTTAATGTAGAGAATTATTTATTAAGTAACAAATTGTTGCAATTGCTTTTGCTTAGATCTTTTGCTCCAAACGAACTCTACAAAGTATATTCCTAGCTTTGTCTATTAACATCTTATTCATTTTTTCTGCAACTCTATTCTGCTAAGGAGTATATGGAATTTTCTTATTTTTACCAATCTAGTGCTATTTATGGAATCTATTAAATCCCGTAGAACAGGAATTCACCACCAATGTTAAtttgcaaaatcttcatcttcctaCCAATATTTGAATTTCTTAAATTGACTAAAGACTTAAGATTTACTCTTGAAGAAATACATCCAtgtcctagaataatcatctataaaagatacATAATACAAGGGTTAGAAATTGAAAGAGCATTAATAGGACTAAATACATCTTTGAATGGATTAAATCCAACGTGCAAAAATCTTGTGAGAACTATAAAACTAAATTTGTTTTCTATAAACAAAATGTTAAGAAAATCAAATTCAAGAGTACAATCATTCATTGCCTCAATAAGACTCTTATTATTTAGGGTCCTTAGACATGTCACCTATATGGCCCATTCTTCAATACCACAACATTGTTTTCTTCACAAATATCTTTCTCTCTAAAGAAAGAGCTTGTTGAGGTATCTAAAAAAACATGACAATCAGAAGTAAACACGACACTCCTCTTCGTTGTCGGTTTTGATGGTGAAGGTGTAGGTTTTCCTTTGACTATAGGAGTAGAAGATATATTGAACCATGCAGTGCATGCATCTAGCtgaaataaagtgtccacatgaacATCTTTAGCGAGTACCATAGCTGCTTACACCATTTAATACTTTATACTAGAGGAAACAATTTGCACATTCACATCATTGAGGTTGCTAATTGATAACAAGTTTTGTGCCAAACCAAAGATGTGCAAGACACCATTGATTCCCTTCACTTGTCCATTAGGGAATTGAATCCGGACTTCGCTATCTATGCTCAAATAAGAATCATCATTGAGGTACACtttcccaccatcatattcttcatacttgGAAAGCCACCTTGAATGGGAGGTTGTATTGAAGAAAGATCTACCCAGTTTGTCAACTACACACCTTTTGATAGATGAGTTGTCAAAGTTGCAACAAAGGTATTTGCATCATCTTGAGAAGACTTTTTAGACTCATCATTTGaaccatttttctttttctttttctttttctcctctttgtaGTCCGGAACTGTTTGGTGTTGTTGTACTTCCAACACTTATTTTTGGATCTCCCATAGGATTTGgatctttttgcctttctcctttgGTTTTCCATGAACAACTAGGGCCTCCTTAGTATATTTAGGAGCTTTCTCCTACATCTCCTTTGAGAGTAAAGGAACTGCTATCTCATTTGCTTTGAGTTTCGAGTTAGGTGTCTCAATTGCAATTGCATAGCGATCTCACAAGTTTGGCAAAGAACAAAGAAGTGTCATGCAACGATCCTCCATTTTCACTCCAATAGAGTGAAACTAGGTCAATCATATTAAAGTTTAAACATATTAAAGTGCTCAACCACAAAACTACCTTTGTCAATTCTCAAGGTGTGTAGCTTCTTTGTCACGAAAAGTTTGTTAACTAGGGATTTAGTTTGGTACATATCTCCCGACTTCTTCCAAAGAGCTTATAATGTGGCTtctttgtatacatttgacaaaaTAGAGCCTGCCAAGCAGAGCTTAATGAATCCCTTCACCGTTTTGTTCAATAGATTCCAATTGAATTGTTGATGTAAGGTTTGTTTGGATTTGAATACGGAAGCTCATAGATATCTTTCTACAAGCATGTCCTCAATTTTGAGCTTTCATAGCTCAGAGTTAGTGCTGGTGAATCTCTCCATCTCTATTCTTGATGTGCATGCCATTTTCCTAAACCAAAATTTCCTTTTGTGCAAGCTTCTACTCAAACCAAGACTACAATTGAAAACCTTCTCCATGACACCTAGGACTTGAGGTGataaagctctaataccaaatgaaagaaaacaaaGGGGTGGAATACTCTTTCTACATTGATCTATGGGAGGAGGTATGCGAAAAAAGTTAAATAAATCATATGGTTACAAGGAAATAAACATAAATGCAATattaccataacacaatgatttacatggggaaaacccttttggaatAAAAGCCCTGAACTCTAAACCAACTTAATGTATTATTCAATAATTGTTGTTACAATACACCTGCAGAGTCTAAGCCTTTACAAGAATATCACCAATATAAGATCTGGGCAATTTTGGAAGCATAACAATACCCTCAAAACTCACTATAAAACTTTCATCTTGAGCATCTAATTAATAGGAGAAGCAATACATAAAACCATCAAATGGTAATTaggaaaccatgagctaaaaccactcAATCCATCACCCATATCCCAAGATGAGTCCACGGTAAAATAACATATTCCTTCCCCATCTTAACCTCATCATAATTTACTCACTGAAATGGTTGCTCCATTATCTCCAATCAAAGATGTTCTTGTATTTTGGATATGGGAGGTCCAACTTTTGGAGCACATAACTTTTGATCCAGGAAGCTGATTGAGCCCTtcgaatttttttaaattaaagatCTTGAAAAGGTCCATGTTACTTAAACCAGCTTGCTTCGGTTAAGACCTCTTTTGACATTTTCTGGGGTAAATTATATCTCCAGAGCCTTGAAGATTGCCTTTTTATGTTCTTAACATCAGGGTGCAAGGTTGAACTTGAGACACCTTTCCTAACAATTTGTGTTATGTAAATGATATTAATTTCAAAGATTGTCAAGGTTGGTTGGCATGTTTGTTATTCACATTCACAATAAATTTATAAAGCTAGAGAACTAAAATATTTGTGATAGCTCTGGGAATATTTATTTCTGTGCATGGGATAAAAGCTTGTACCAAATACTGtataaagtcatcaaaatacatTCAATGAATTTTCAAGGAAAGCGCTTTCTGTGGGTTCTGATCAACAATCTTTGACTCTGAGCCCAATTGACTCCTTCGCCTAAAACATAGCAGGAGAAAAAACAGATTTTGTAAAGCTTATATTGATTTGGTGTATGTTTGCAGATTTATGTTGTGGATTCTGTAGACAGGGAAAGGATTGGGAGAGCAAAGGCCGAATTTGAGGTTTGGTTGGCAGTAAAATTTTCATCTAGATATTATTTCCTTTCAACAATCATTGTGGGCCCCCTTTACTACGATGGACCTAATTTTTTCATTGTTTTGCTCAGGCCATCGTTAATGATCCTTTCATGAGGAATAGTGCTATCTTAGTGTTTGCAAACAAACAAGATATGGTTGGTGCTTATTGTTGCTCTCTTTActttccattggaaattttgacaaTGTTTCCATTTAAAAAGGCTTTGGTTGTAACCATGGGAGCAAACTTCTGGTGGACTTGAACAGAAGGGGGCCATGACTCCAATGGAAATATGTGAAGGTTTTGGACTTTTCAACTTACGCAACAGAAGGTGGCAAATTCAAGGTACTTGCGCCACAAAAGGAGAGGGTTTATATGAAGGACTGGACTGGTTGGCTACGACTCTGAAAGAAATGCAAGCTAGTGGAATGTCTACATCATTTGCTGGTTCGACCATTGGATAGAACAGGTAAGAATTTTTTAATCCCCCATATGGATCTCCCTTTTCTATAGTCACTGACATGGGATACCTTTTTCAATTATCAGGTCTATTTCTATTTGTTTCTCATGCATCTGTACTGGATCTCTTTCAAGATAAATATTTATGAGGACGAGCCATGGCCAAACTTTTGCATACCAACTGTGAAAGTCCATTTGCTTCCCCTATCCTTTGGTGATATAAAAGTCTTTTTTGGGCTCTGCTCAAGCCTTTGTATGTTCAAATCCCAGGTCCAAGTTCGTCGGTGTGTATTTTAGTTATTACTTATAAGCTAATTATTCAAGTCAATGTGCAATTGCACAAGGACATCCAGTTGACAATTTTTAAGCCTCATCATGTGGATTTCTCGGAGAGGTTCAAAATCCTTAGGACTGCGACTGATTTCTGCCATGTTATCTAGTCTTAAGATCTAAGTCTGAAAGTTTGTGAGCATAGAATTAATTATGCTGACTATCTGAATGATTTGAAACCTGCAATATCTACTAAAATTTTATTCAGCGTGCAAAATCTATGAATAAATAGCCGTATATAGATATACGACATTTcattaatttcaaatacatgtgacATCATGATGTTGTAATCCTTGACATTTGAATGACAGTTTTTAAAGAGGATGTGTAATTTTAAGATATTTGTTGCATCTAATTCCCACGAACactaaagaaaataagaaacatatGCATTGTAGGCTACATTTGAGGAAAAGTAGAGGATTTACTACTAATGTATATCATGGAGATTCCAATAAAATAACTTCATTTGCATTTATATGAAAACTTCACAAATGTTGCTCCAGACGTGTTATTTGATCGATCAATTTGGAATCTTCTCTGAAAAATTAGCAATATGGCAAATATTAGATTTATCTCACACATAATGGTTTTTCCATTCATTTAGCTGGGTAGAAATGGAAGGATACAAAGATTACAACCAAAATTTAATCCGATTGCATCTGCATCGTACTTTTGAGACTTTTTCTAGGTACGGAATCCAAATTATATGCAAGAATTCTGAAGGTCTAGTATTTGACATCATAATCATCACTGTAGGTGCAATATCTTGAAATGTAGCCCCTGTGAACCTTAACCTACTGGAAATAAATATTGAACACTATCACTTCGGATACAGATCAAC
This genomic stretch from Cryptomeria japonica chromosome 8, Sugi_1.0, whole genome shotgun sequence harbors:
- the LOC131078563 gene encoding ADP-ribosylation factor, producing MGQAFRKLFDNIFGNKEMRVVMLGLDAAGKTTILYKLHIGEVLSTVPTIGFNVEKVQYKNVQFKVWDVGGQEKLRPLWRHYFNNTDGLIYVVDSVDRERIGRAKAEFEAIVNDPFMRNSAILVFANKQDMKGAMTPMEICEGFGLFNLRNRRWQIQGTCATKGEGLYEGLDWLATTLKEMQASGMSTSFAGSTIG